The Chryseobacterium sp. JV274 sequence GCCCATGATAATATTCGTTGCCGGTGAGATTAAGCTTTTCTGCTTCAGGAAAAGCAATCTCATTTCCATACACTTTGGAAAAAGCAAAAGCTCTGTTTAAGGCAGTAACCGGAGAATATTCAATGATAGCAAGCTGATTGTACAGGTTTAAAATTTGCTGCCATTTATCTTTGGCAGATGAAGTATGCCAATATGCAATACCTGCTTCCAGATGATATTTTGAAACAGAAGTATTGTTGGCCTGGCAGGCTTCTATCAGGTAATAATTGCCTTTTTCAATCAAATTTTTATCCCATAATGTTTCGTCCTGCTCATCAAAAAGAATGGCTTCTCCTTCATCATTGGTCCGGGCATCAAGCCTTGAGCTCTGAAAACACATCAAAGCCAGCAGTGCATTGGTTTTCGGGATGTTGGTAAACTGATTGTCAGTAAGAATCAGGGTAAGTCTTATGGCTTCCAGGCAAAGATCTTTACGGATTAAAAGGTTATCCGTTCTGGAAAAATAGCCTTCATTAAACAATAAATATAAAGTAGTCAACACCGTTTCCAATCGCTGGTGAATATCCTGTTCACTTAAAGAATCTATTGTAAAATGGTGTGTTCTGAGAGCTTCCCGGCCCCGTTGCAAACGTTTTTTGATAGTCTCGGTTTTAGAAAGAAAAGCATTGGCGATCTCTTCCACACTGAAGCCGCAGAGAATCTGAAGAGCCAGACATATTTGAGCTTCTTGGGAATTGACAGGATTACAGGTTACAAAAATCATTTCCAGCTGGCTGTCAGAGATATTTTTGGTATCGAAATCTAGGGTTGGATATTCTTTTTCGGTGGTTCTTACCTCTTCTTTTTTGTTTTTTTCAATAATGGAAAGGTGCTTGAAATAATCTTTTGCTTTATTCTTAGCCACTGTATAAAGCCAGGCTGCAGGATTATCAGGAAGTCCGTTTACCACCCAATATTCTGAAGCTTTCAGAAAGGTTTCGCTGGCAATATCTTCTGCAATTTCGATATGTTTGATATCAAAACTTCTGCAAAGTACAGCAACGATTTTACTGTACTCGGTTCTGAATAAATGCGGCGTTATTTCATTCGGATTGGTCATGGTTGATGAAAAGACTGTATCAAAGGTAGTTATTACAATTTACTGATTTCCCTTACTTCTACACTTCCCCCAAATAACAGGATAGGACATTCTTTACATAAAGCAGTCGCTTCTTCAATAGATTCCGCATTGATAAGCGTGTATCCCATGATAGATTCTTTAATCTCAGTGTAAGGACCATCAGAAATTATTCCGTCGGATTTTACAACCTGTCCTGTATTTTCCAGGCGGTTTCCTCTGTCTGCCAGTTTATTCTGCGCAGCAATTCCTGTGATCCAGTTCATCCATTTCTGAGTGTTGGCCTGCATTTGTTCCGGTGATGTCTTGGGCATAGACTTGTAGTCTGCACGGAAGACTAATAAGAATTCTTTCATTGTATTCAAATTTTTGATTCATCTTGATGACGACCAATTTTCCTTAATGGGGACAATTGTTTTAATATAAATATCAGAATTATTTCAAATTCATAGTAGTTCTGAAAACACATACTGCATTTCCGGTAATACGGATGATATCGGGTTGGCTGTCTCTTACGCTAACTTGTACTTTTACTTCACCAATCCTGTTGATGGCTTCCCCTTGTTTTCCGGTAAATTCAAAAATATCAGCAGCAGTTTCTCTGATCTTGTTCTGAATAAGATAACCTCCCAGAGGACCATTTGCATTTCCGGTAACCGGATCTTCGGAAATACCGATAGCGGGTGCAAACATCCTTCCATGGGTTAATATCTCTTTTTCATCTGTATCGAAAGTAAATACAAAATATCCGTTACAGCCAATTTCTTTACTGAGCTTTGTCAAAGCAGCAAGATCAGGAACCAGATGATTTAAGGTCATATTGCTTTTAATACCGATTATTACTTTTGAATGTCCTGTAGAAGCGATCTGTACGGGACATTTTTCATCAAGATCATCCATTGTCAGTCCCAGGGCAAGCACAATTCTTTGGGTCATTGAAGTATCAAAAGCTGGGCTCAGCTCAAATTTTCCCTGTGTCATGGTGATGAGATAATCATTGTTTTCTCTTTCTATATGAATTGGTAATATTCCGATTTGTGTTTTGATTTTAACGATGCAGGAATCCAGGTGGTCTTCCTGAGCTTTTGCGTAAAGCGCAGCAATGGTAGCGTGTCCGCAGGATGGAACTTCTGTAGTAGGGGTAAAATATCTGACCTGATAATCAAAATTTTCTTTGGGATTATCAGACCTGAAAACAAATGCAGTTTCAGAATTATTAAGCTCTCTGGCAACGAGCTGCATTTCTTCAGACGTCATATTTTCAGCATTTAATACAACTCCTGCAGGATTTCCTTTGAATTTCTCTTTGGTAAAAGAATCAATTTGGTAGACGATAACTTCTTTCATATGGGTGATTAAGTTTACTGTAAAAATACGGAATGAAACCGGTGATCCGATGCCTGTTTTATTGTCATTTGGCAAAAAAATAAATCAGAATCCGGAGATCCTGATTTATCAATTAGTGAATAGAAAATTTCAAGGTATTTTAATCCCACTTATTCTGGGTAGAAACTGCATATTTCCCGGCTCCTGTAAAGAAAAAGCTTAGACTTACCAGCATATAGATCACCAGTAATTCCAAAGCCCACCCACCGAATTCATTAAGTTTGAAAATATTAGCCGTCTGTGCAAGAATAGTGGCTGTGAAGCAATTGACTGCAAAAACTAATCCAGCCAGTCTGGCCCTGAATCCCACAATCAGCATAACAGGAGCTATAATTTCTCCTGCAAAGACCCCATATGCAAAGAAAGATGGTAAACCATGCATAGCCATCATATCCTTAATAAATCCAACTCCATGGATCAGTTTGCTGATTCCGTAAACCGACATGGGAAATCCGATGGCTATTCTGCAGATAAGCATTCCTAAATCAATGTTCTTTTTCATTTCTTATAATTATTTAAAAGTTATATTTTATAAATGCCCCGATATTTTCCAGGGTCTTTTTTCCGTTGTTAAACTGATCAAAATTGGAAGCGAGTCCATACATCATTTTATCTTGTTTTACACCAATTCTGATAAACTGGAGTCCTCTGGGATACCCACTGTCATCCAGGTTTCCAATTGCCAGTACACTGAAATATCCTTTAAGGTTTTCTGTGAGATAAGGAGTATATTCAAATGATATAGACTGTTCCAGCGAAAACCCTTTCTGGTAGGTAGTTCCAATAGAGTAGGAGAGAGAATAGCTGGACTGGATGATTTTGTATTGCAGATAAGCACTGAAAAATGCTCCTGGATTTTTCATTCCAAATGCCGCATTGGCGCTAAGTCTTCTGGTAAAGCTATAAGCGAGGGTATTTCTGATAAAAAATATATTTTCTTTGTCTTTGGTGTATTCTGTATCAAACAAAGTAAGATTGTTCAATTTCAGCTGTTCATTCAGTTGATAATTGACATTATGCATATAGGTATACGACCGATGTCCTAAAACAAGATCGGGAGTATAGGAAAGTTTCTGTGCATTCAGATTCAGGGAAGCTGATGCAAGAGTTGTTATTGTGATGATTTTTGCCTTCATATTTCACTCATTAAATTCTGTGAGCAAAATTATTCGGGCTGGAACGGAATAAACTTAAGAAATCTTAAGAAAGGTCAAACAGGTGTTTTTTTCTAAGATAACTCAAGTATTCTACTGTGATTCCCAGATAGGAAGCAATCATGTATTGAGGAAAACGCTGCTCAATATTGCGGTAGGTTGTGACGAATGTCCGGTATTTAGTATAGGCATCAACCCTTGAATGCTCAAAAGTTCTTTCCTGTAACGTAACATACGCAGATTGCATTTTCAGGCGCCAGAATTCTGAAATGGCCGGAACTTCTTTGTATAATACTTCCAAATGACTTTTACTGATCTGTATAATCGTGGTATCTTCATTAGCCTGAATAAACATTCTTGAAGGTAATTCGCTCAGATAGCTGTACAGATCATTTACCCACCAGTTCTCAATACCTAACTGGGTGGTGTTTTCTTTTCCTTTTTCATCAATATGATAGGCGAACAGACTTCCCTTAGCAATGAAGCGCATGTGTCTGGAAACCTGTCCTTCACGAAGCAGATACTCTTTCTTTTTGAGCTGTATAATTTCTAATTTTGAAGTAATGCAATCAATATCCTTATCTTCTAAAGAAACGATTTCCTTAAAATGTTCTATCAGCTGTAAAAGTATAGTATCTGTATCTGTCATGAGGTATTGAGTTCTGTTCCCAACGATTATGGTAAGGGCGAACTACGGGTGCAAATTTACATAAATATTAAAAATTGCAGGAAGAACAAAGGCTTAACCTCAGTTGAAAGAACACAGTTGAAGTCAGAAATGATACTTTTTTAAGTAAAAAAAGAATTTATCTGGCCTGTCCGATATCCAGTTTATCAAATTTCCCTTCTGCATTTTTATGGAATTTGAAGTAAGTCTGAAATGTTCCCCATTTTCCGGCTTTAAAATTACCATATATGTTTTTTCCATCATTTTCTACGCGGTCTATGCTGAGAAACATCTCATTACCCAGAGCATTGGAGAAGAAAGATTTGAAATCTATGGAATTACCGTCGTCTGTCATTGCAGGATTTTCTGTAAAGAAGCTATACCAGCTTTTATCACCGTTTTGTAAAGCTTCTATGGCTTTTTTTACTTCAGGGTCTGTTATTTTTGATAAGTCCATTATTTGTTGTTTTTTTGAAAGTTGTGGTTCTTGATTTTGTTTTTTTTTGTTTGTGTTTTGTCCACAGGCTATACAGGAGAAGCCTGTCAGGAATATGATGATTAACTTATAGGCTCTCATTGGTTTTAGCTTTTAAGAGGATGTTGCAGATAAATAATAAGCAGATTCAGACAAAGAAAAGGAAGTTCTATCATAGCACCTTTCAGGTCTTTATTTAAAAGCTGAAAACAGATAATCAAAAGGATGCCGGCTGCCATCAGAAAATTTCCCCAGACAAATGTTTTTGGAAATAAAATCATTACAGAAGCCAGTATAGTAAACGCTCCGTTGATCATAAGTCCTGTTTTGTCAAATCCCCATTTTCCGAACATTTCTGTCATTTCAGGTTTACCGGAAATCATAGCAATTCCTTGTTTGAAGCCCATAAAGACAGCAAATAGAATCAATGCAGAATTAATAATCTTTAGAATCATTGATGTGTTTTTTATATTATTAATACAAATATCAATGAAATTAATGATATATCAATGGTGAAGTTTTCGGAATTTATTATAAATGAAAAAGATGTGGATTCTGTATGCTTTATTCTAAAAAGAAGACCACAATTTAACTTGTAAATTGTGGTCTTCTACAGCTTTAGAACCATTTAAACTACGATTCTGTTTTCAAATAACCATAATGCAAAGCTGTTTCTTTTCCGAACAGGCTTGAGAAAATATTCTGAAACTCATGGATGTACCTGCACTTTATAGCGTTCCCATATATTTTCAGACCTTCCAGTATTTTTCTGGAACTCAGGTCTATATCGTATTTTATAAAAGATTCCGGTCTTTCGTACCGTATACTCTTATCCGAACTGTACGTTCTTGAGAATCCCAGTTTTTCAAGCCATTCTTCTGTTATTTTAATAGGTCTGATAGAAGCTGCCGGGACTGAGATACTTTGAATATCATTTTCAATTTTAACAAAATAAGCCTGCTCGACATTGTGAAAGATCTCGGAGATTATATAAATCTGATTATTATACTCCACCAAGTTCTTGATTTTTAAATCTGCTACGTTCATGATATTTTGATTTTTAGGTGATGATATAGTCCTGTACAAACAGCAAATACTATGCCCGGCATTACATTGTTGTACCCTGTTTTAGTGAAGGTTAGGTTAAATTTTTACTATAAAAAATTAATAATATGTTAAAATAGTAGGCTCATAAGTGAATGATAGCATGTTGCCAAAAAAATGGATGTGGTATGTATGTGGTACTAGTTTCTTGTTCTTGCTTTAGGTACTACATTGGCTGTGGCTAACAGAAGGGCTGTGATAACCGCTATGATAAGAATTCCTATGAAGACATTCCAGGAATAAGCATGAAGGAGATAACCGGTACCGCTGCCCAAAATACTTGAACCAAAATAGTAAAACAGCCAGTAAATAGAAGTGGCTGAAGATTTTCCGCGTTTGGCATACAATGCAGTCATCTGGCTGGCCATTGTGTGGGCTGCGAAAAAAGAAAGGGTAAAAAGACCGAGCCCGAAAATAAGAATATAAATATTTTCGGATAATAACAATGCCGCACCGGTGAGCATAAATAAAATAGAGCCTTTCAGGATATTGTTCATGGGAAATCTTCTGGAAAGACGGCCAACGATCATTGTTCCAAAGACCCCGAAAATATACATGAGAAAGATAAAAGCAATGATAAAGTGGCTTAATGAAAATGGTTTTGCTTCCAGTCTGAATGTCAGGTAATTATAAACACTCACAAAAACACCCATCAGTAAAGCTGCTGTACAATATAACCGAAGCATGTAAGGATTGGTCAGGAAAAACTTCATCTGTTTTACCTTAAGATGATAATCTGTTTTCTGTGGATTGAAAAACCTTGATTCCGGGAACAGTTTCCAGAATATAACTCCCAGAATGAAGCTTTCTATCCCTATAAAAAGTACCGCATTGCGCCATCCGAATTCACCGGCAAAAAGAGTCGCCATTATTCTTCCGCTCATTCCTCCGATGGTATTACCACTAAGATACATGCTGATAGCTGCCGGTACTGCCAGAGCATTCACTTCCTCTGTGAGATAGGCCAGAGCAACCGCCGAAACTCCGGAAACAACAAAACCCTTCAGTACTCCGATAGCGATCAGGAGGCTTAAGCTCGGGATCCAGGTGGAAATAATGGTAAGTATGGCAGATGAAATCAATGAAAAGACCATCAGACCTTTTCTGGAATAGCTGTCTGCTTTAAAAGCAAAAAACAGTAATCCCAATGCCATACCTATTGTGGAGGAAGATACAAGAAGGGAAGTATCACCTACAGACACCCCGAACTGTTCTGCAGCCATAGGCAGCATCGGCTGGAAAAGATAAAGCTGAGCAAAAACAGAAAGTCCCGAAAAGAAAATACAAAGTTTTATATATCGGAAACGTGAGCTTCCCTGACTGGCTTTTTCAGATGAATTCATGATTTTTTGCAATTAAAATGCAGTGGTTAAACAGAAAAATTGAGTTCTGTAAATTTCCTGATTATTTTTCGGATTTAAAAATCATAATTTCAATCATATGTATTGGTGAAAAAAATCAATGCATCTGTAAACTGCTGATGTATTCTGAGGGAGTAATGCCCTCCATCTGTTTGAATACCCTGTTGAAAGTAGACTGATTTGAAAATCCCGCTTCGGTGTAAATATACATAAGAGTTACCTTCTCAATATCATTTTCAGTAAGCAGTCTTTTCACACACTCAATCCTGTGCATATTCAGATAATTATTGAAATTGGGATATCCCTTTACCCGGATTGATTTTGAGATATAACTGCTGTTGATATCCATTTCTGCAGAAAGTTTTGAAATATTGAAATTAACATCTTTATACAGCTGTTTTTCTCTCATTACAAGCTCAATTTTCTCAAACAACTCATCTGCAAAAGGAGCTTTTTCTGTTACAAGGATTGGCTGAACTTCCGGATTCAGAGCTTTCTCTTTAATTTCATGGTAAATTTCAACTCTTTTTATTTTGTCTTTAAAATAGATCAGAAGGGATATTACGGCTACATTAGAAACCATAAGGATTGTATCTGTAATTCTTACATCATCCTGACTGTGCAGAGGGAAGTTAAAGCTGAAATTTTTTGAAATAAGATAGCCTGCAATAATATTCAATAATACAAATATGCTGTAGATAAAGACGTATTTCCTCTGAAAGAAAACATATGCCGCCAGCGGAATCGGGATAAGCCAGACAAAACTTGCTATAGAATTGTTCCAGAAAGCCAGCATGATATAAAAATTAAAAAGGGTTGCAATGATAATATAGGAATGTACCATTACATTTATTGAATACGTCTTACGTACAATGAGGTAAGTGTAGACCATTAAAAAAAGTCCTCCAAAAAGATACCAGGCCATTATTTTATCCGGGATGATAAAAGTAAATATCAAACCAAATACGGCAAGAATAACAGACATCAGAATGTTGTAATAATATACCAGATGTTTTTTGTACTGTTCAATTTTTATGTCTTTTGCGGTATTCATTTGTGGTAACATATAATTTTTAATCATTTCAATTCGCTTTATAACAGTCAAATATCAAAAAATGACTATGATAAAATATTGATTGTTAGTTATTTGTGTTTTGATGAGCCGTTTCCGGGTTTTCATTGATTATTAAGGAATTTGATTTATCCGTGCAGATAACTTTGCACCAGCTAGCTCAACCAAGGTTTATTGATTACCTATCAATTGATCCACATGATTTATTCACCCCTTAATAATTTTAAACAAATATACTAAAATGAAGAAAATAAAATTAACTCTTGCCAGCATAATGATGAGCTTCTCAATAGCGGCATATTCCCAAGTAGGGATCAATACAGATTCCCCTAAAGTAACATTACATGTGGAAGGAAAACCAGATATTGCTACCATTCCTGATGGAGTAATGGCTCCCAGGGTAACGGGCGATCAACTGAAGGCGAAGGATAACGTCTATCTGACTGAGCAGACAGGAGCTTTAGTCTATGTGACCCAAGCTGTGACGATGCCTTCTGTAAAAACGGCAAAGGTAGATAAAGCCGGCTATTATATGTTCAATGGAACCACCTGGAAGTTTGCATTTGGAGGTAAAGACGACGATATTACAATTGGTGATCTAATTTACTATCATGGAAGCATTCCTGCAGGTACCTCCGGAGCGGGTACGTTGGCCAGTACCTATCTCTCTGATCTTCCCGTGCTGGGAGGTTTCTTAAGACTAGACGCTCAATTCAACAGCAGTTCAGCAGGTACAGGGTCAGCCACGACTTTTAATCCACGACTTTATAATGCAGGTACTTCAGACGTGAAAATCTGGGTTTCGGAAATGTCTACCCATACCGGTGATTCTGACAACGGGAATATTAAACTGTCGCCAGGTGCCTACAGACAGTTTGATGACGGAGTTTATCTTACACAGACCCATAATGAGACGGTAACATTTGATATTACCATACAGGAACCGGAGCCAAGATGGTACAGAGTGTATTATGCATTCCGTGTAGACAACAAATCTACAACAGGAAGCAGTGATGCCACTACAACGGATTCCAATACTTCTGATAACACAAGAGAATTGTTTCTATCTGTTCAGAGGTTATATTAACAGAGCATTTTTCTATGATTCTAAAAACACATTGATTCTATAAAAAAATAAACAGATCAACGGGTGAAAACTCTAATGAGATTTGTGTTTTTTCTGGGGCAGGAATAATAGGAGATTCCGGCCCCGTTTTTTAATGCATCATTTCGTAAGCCTTGATCAGTTCTGCAATATTGGCGACATCAAGCTTTTGAAAAATTCTCTTTTTGTAAGTACTCACGGTAGACATCTGGATATTAAGCCTGTTGGCAATTTCAAGATTTCCGTTTCCGTCGGCAAGAAGCTTAAAGATTTCATATTCACGGGATGACAGCTTTTCTACAGGATTGTTTCTTTTGTTTTGGATAATAAGACCAATCAGTTCTGCAGGATAAAAATATCCTTTTTCAATCACTGTTTTCACTGCATTTTTGATTTCTTCCTCACTGCTTTGCTTATTCAGATAACCTTCAGCACCCTCTCTGATATATTGGATGGCGACATCTTTATCATATCCTGAAAAGATAAGAATCTTGAGGTCATTCTGTATATTTTTAAGCTCCGGAATCATTTTTTTATACTGAGTTCCAGGCATATCAATGTCTAGAATAAGTAGGTCATAATGTGAACTGCCAAGCTTTTTTTTCACCTGGTCATAGTTTTCTGCAAAATCTATTTTCAACTCCGGATAAGCAGTTTCAAGAACCAGAGAGGTTCCTGCTCTTACTACATAATGATCATCAGCGATTAAAATTCTTTCATTCATAGAGATTAGTTTTTATTGAGTATTATTTTCACAACCGTTCCTGAAGGTTGGTTTTGGCTGAAACTGATTTCAGCGTTGATCTTTTTCACCAGATGAATGACCATATGCAGACCAAGACCTTTCCCTTTGAAGCTGGGTGTCTCCAGTGTAGGATTTCTGAACAGGTTCATATAAATAGCAATCTGTTCTGCGGACATTCCGATACCTGTATCAGAGATTATGATTGTGGATTTTTGTTGGTTTTCTGTAATATTCAGGCTTATATTTCCTTCAAACGTATTTTTCACAGCATTATCAAGGATATTATGAATAATGGCGGTTAAAATACTTTCGTTTACTTTAGAGTACACAATATGTTCAGTAAGCTGGGTGATTGTTGTTCCCTGCTCTTTGGCAATTTCACAGAATAGCCTGTTTTTGATTTCCAGAATTCTGTTGACAGGATATTCCTTTTCTTCAAAAATATTCTCCGCTTTGTAAAGCTCAGTATATTCTTTTAAATTCAGGGTAAACTGATAAAGCTGTTCCGAAGATTTATAAATACTGTCAAAATATTTCTTCTGAAGTTCCAGATCATCAGACTCATGAAGCCTCTGGGAAAGCATGGCGATAAACCGGATAGGAGTTGTGATGTCGTGGCTGATGGTTTCCACCAGTTTTTTCTGATATTCCGTTTCTTTTTGCAGATTGCTTTTTACCACTTCAAGATGAAGAGAAGTTTCTTTCAGTTCAGAGTTTTTATTACGAACAATTTGCTTTAATGCTTTATTCTTTATTCTTAAAAAGTTGGTAGTCAGCTGAACAATGATAATAATGATAATCAGTATAATCACAGAAACAGACACCCTGAACAATAATGTCTGATAAAAAAGAGGCTGAATGTTGAAGCGGATTGTCTTTATCTCATACTTCCCGTCCGGAGAAATAAGTATTCTTATGCTGAGCGTATATTCACCCGGAGAAAGATTACTGATGGTGTATTTTAATTCGCTTCCTGTTGGGATCTGTTCCCACTCAGTATTTTCCTTTCCCGATATTTTCCCTTCGATATACAGGTTTTCCGGATTAGAAAAATAGGGGATATCAATAAAAACATCCGCAGTTTTATAATCATTCTTGAAATCAAGGGTCTGACGAAAATACTGAGGTTCAGAATTTCCTATTTTTACCCTTTCAATATAAATTTTATTCCTTTCCGGATAATAAGTCCTAATATTGTCCGGGTTGAAAAACACAAATCCGTCCATTGATGGAAATACAAATTCTCCATTCTCCAAAGCGTAAGCATTGGGCTCTGAGCTGCCATTGAATTCATTCGTCAGGAAGCCGTCTCTCTTAGTGAAACGGTAATAAAAGACCGGAGTTTTTCTATTTTCTGCATACTGCAGCAGTTGTTTTTTAGGAACTTTAAAAAGGCCATTGTTGGAAGAAATCCAGTAAGCACCTTTTTGATCTTCAAGCATATAATGAGCCGATTGCAAATAACCATTTCTGTCATTCGGCATCTTGATGAGTTTGTGGTTTTTGAAAAGATAAAATCCATTTTTATTCGTAGTAATCCAGATCAGATTATCCTTTGTTCTGAAAATACTTTTGACATGAATATTTTTGATGATTGGAGTTATTGTATTGCTTCCCAGCATTACCGAATACAAACCGTCACTGTTGCCGGTCAGAATTTCATGGTCACTGTATTGGAAAAAAATATTGACAAAACTTTTAAAATTATAAGTGAAATCCGGATTGGTAAACAGATTTTTTTTATAAAGACGAAGTTGTGTACCCGAAAGATCCGTAAATGTAGTGCCATAAATACTTCCGCTTTTCATAAAAGCTTCGAATCCTTTACCTATGAAAGTTGAGTCCTTCCTTTTATACCCCGAATTTTTGTAATATCTGATAATACTGTTTCTCTTTCTGATCAGAATATTTTCGGAATCGTCATACATCATCAGATAATTGTCATTGCATCCGAACAGGTGTTTATTGACAATACCGTTTTTCCCAAATTCTGTTCCATCCTCTGCGATGATTGTACTGTTACTGAACGGAAGGGAAGCGTAATACACATTGTTGGAAAAATCTGCTTCTTTCTTTGAAATATAAAAATTGGTAAGCTTAAGTACATTAAGCCCGT is a genomic window containing:
- a CDS encoding RNA polymerase sigma factor, which gives rise to MTNPNEITPHLFRTEYSKIVAVLCRSFDIKHIEIAEDIASETFLKASEYWVVNGLPDNPAAWLYTVAKNKAKDYFKHLSIIEKNKKEEVRTTEKEYPTLDFDTKNISDSQLEMIFVTCNPVNSQEAQICLALQILCGFSVEEIANAFLSKTETIKKRLQRGREALRTHHFTIDSLSEQDIHQRLETVLTTLYLLFNEGYFSRTDNLLIRKDLCLEAIRLTLILTDNQFTNIPKTNALLALMCFQSSRLDARTNDEGEAILFDEQDETLWDKNLIEKGNYYLIEACQANNTSVSKYHLEAGIAYWHTSSAKDKWQQILNLYNQLAIIEYSPVTALNRAFAFSKVYGNEIAFPEAEKLNLTGNEYYHGLLGYLYSEIHPDQAIYHFEEAIRLTKSKPEKQTLQKQVNLLKQSKFQHKKASR
- a CDS encoding DoxX family protein, which encodes MILKIINSALILFAVFMGFKQGIAMISGKPEMTEMFGKWGFDKTGLMINGAFTILASVMILFPKTFVWGNFLMAAGILLIICFQLLNKDLKGAMIELPFLCLNLLIIYLQHPLKS
- a CDS encoding PhzF family isomerase, giving the protein MKEVIVYQIDSFTKEKFKGNPAGVVLNAENMTSEEMQLVARELNNSETAFVFRSDNPKENFDYQVRYFTPTTEVPSCGHATIAALYAKAQEDHLDSCIVKIKTQIGILPIHIERENNDYLITMTQGKFELSPAFDTSMTQRIVLALGLTMDDLDEKCPVQIASTGHSKVIIGIKSNMTLNHLVPDLAALTKLSKEIGCNGYFVFTFDTDEKEILTHGRMFAPAIGISEDPVTGNANGPLGGYLIQNKIRETAADIFEFTGKQGEAINRIGEVKVQVSVRDSQPDIIRITGNAVCVFRTTMNLK
- a CDS encoding helix-turn-helix domain-containing protein; protein product: MIKNYMLPQMNTAKDIKIEQYKKHLVYYYNILMSVILAVFGLIFTFIIPDKIMAWYLFGGLFLMVYTYLIVRKTYSINVMVHSYIIIATLFNFYIMLAFWNNSIASFVWLIPIPLAAYVFFQRKYVFIYSIFVLLNIIAGYLISKNFSFNFPLHSQDDVRITDTILMVSNVAVISLLIYFKDKIKRVEIYHEIKEKALNPEVQPILVTEKAPFADELFEKIELVMREKQLYKDVNFNISKLSAEMDINSSYISKSIRVKGYPNFNNYLNMHRIECVKRLLTENDIEKVTLMYIYTEAGFSNQSTFNRVFKQMEGITPSEYISSLQMH
- a CDS encoding ATP-binding protein, yielding MRVWAFIFACIYLNIYGQSHTSTWYNIDNGLPQSSAKAIVKDKYGFIWISTENGLVRYDGSSFITFNNFKVNNLHFGEFIGDPLLDSITVLNNFQENKIIIKNRFPKLSNLTGDDKMAFSNGNAIVQRIANNIITSSFYNDIQYFIQLKNASYYFTEKNTIIYKEGKKETRIAIPFTNKDLNNIFVLNGTLFINDLKKRKTYSIYKGQLSVSEEPTLFNHPDTKIYWQQITNQTFIINHDNIYILEGNEKNLRLRFLIKFEEIGDHSYCSMFFDKDFNKLYLGTLNNGLNVLKLTNFYISKKEADFSNNVYYASLPFSNSTIIAEDGTEFGKNGIVNKHLFGCNDNYLMMYDDSENILIRKRNSIIRYYKNSGYKRKDSTFIGKGFEAFMKSGSIYGTTFTDLSGTQLRLYKKNLFTNPDFTYNFKSFVNIFFQYSDHEILTGNSDGLYSVMLGSNTITPIIKNIHVKSIFRTKDNLIWITTNKNGFYLFKNHKLIKMPNDRNGYLQSAHYMLEDQKGAYWISSNNGLFKVPKKQLLQYAENRKTPVFYYRFTKRDGFLTNEFNGSSEPNAYALENGEFVFPSMDGFVFFNPDNIRTYYPERNKIYIERVKIGNSEPQYFRQTLDFKNDYKTADVFIDIPYFSNPENLYIEGKISGKENTEWEQIPTGSELKYTISNLSPGEYTLSIRILISPDGKYEIKTIRFNIQPLFYQTLLFRVSVSVIILIIIIIIVQLTTNFLRIKNKALKQIVRNKNSELKETSLHLEVVKSNLQKETEYQKKLVETISHDITTPIRFIAMLSQRLHESDDLELQKKYFDSIYKSSEQLYQFTLNLKEYTELYKAENIFEEKEYPVNRILEIKNRLFCEIAKEQGTTITQLTEHIVYSKVNESILTAIIHNILDNAVKNTFEGNISLNITENQQKSTIIISDTGIGMSAEQIAIYMNLFRNPTLETPSFKGKGLGLHMVIHLVKKINAEISFSQNQPSGTVVKIILNKN
- a CDS encoding Crp/Fnr family transcriptional regulator, yielding MTDTDTILLQLIEHFKEIVSLEDKDIDCITSKLEIIQLKKKEYLLREGQVSRHMRFIAKGSLFAYHIDEKGKENTTQLGIENWWVNDLYSYLSELPSRMFIQANEDTTIIQISKSHLEVLYKEVPAISEFWRLKMQSAYVTLQERTFEHSRVDAYTKYRTFVTTYRNIEQRFPQYMIASYLGITVEYLSYLRKKHLFDLS
- a CDS encoding DoxX family protein; its protein translation is MKKNIDLGMLICRIAIGFPMSVYGISKLIHGVGFIKDMMAMHGLPSFFAYGVFAGEIIAPVMLIVGFRARLAGLVFAVNCFTATILAQTANIFKLNEFGGWALELLVIYMLVSLSFFFTGAGKYAVSTQNKWD
- a CDS encoding YciI family protein, which encodes MKEFLLVFRADYKSMPKTSPEQMQANTQKWMNWITGIAAQNKLADRGNRLENTGQVVKSDGIISDGPYTEIKESIMGYTLINAESIEEATALCKECPILLFGGSVEVREISKL
- a CDS encoding response regulator; translation: MNERILIADDHYVVRAGTSLVLETAYPELKIDFAENYDQVKKKLGSSHYDLLILDIDMPGTQYKKMIPELKNIQNDLKILIFSGYDKDVAIQYIREGAEGYLNKQSSEEEIKNAVKTVIEKGYFYPAELIGLIIQNKRNNPVEKLSSREYEIFKLLADGNGNLEIANRLNIQMSTVSTYKKRIFQKLDVANIAELIKAYEMMH
- a CDS encoding MFS transporter, giving the protein MNSSEKASQGSSRFRYIKLCIFFSGLSVFAQLYLFQPMLPMAAEQFGVSVGDTSLLVSSSTIGMALGLLFFAFKADSYSRKGLMVFSLISSAILTIISTWIPSLSLLIAIGVLKGFVVSGVSAVALAYLTEEVNALAVPAAISMYLSGNTIGGMSGRIMATLFAGEFGWRNAVLFIGIESFILGVIFWKLFPESRFFNPQKTDYHLKVKQMKFFLTNPYMLRLYCTAALLMGVFVSVYNYLTFRLEAKPFSLSHFIIAFIFLMYIFGVFGTMIVGRLSRRFPMNNILKGSILFMLTGAALLLSENIYILIFGLGLFTLSFFAAHTMASQMTALYAKRGKSSATSIYWLFYYFGSSILGSGTGYLLHAYSWNVFIGILIIAVITALLLATANVVPKARTRN